From one Oncorhynchus clarkii lewisi isolate Uvic-CL-2024 chromosome 6, UVic_Ocla_1.0, whole genome shotgun sequence genomic stretch:
- the LOC139411367 gene encoding uncharacterized protein, with protein MQGGDGDQTPIARKEAFDDYLNYYDQIWSKGNLKLCQEKQVTVEARRFLLLETDPGERFSHFDFYFTASECVKQGFKDCRTFFSALIKATEVLEMFCVNLFLYPWKKEIKIVKTFTGPFVYCIQPVLTKSATKSILETIGYHLETDTEYRLTNNADPETAMKMGFELFLARTECEYLLELMGQRSQHECLEILQRRAARLPHTQRAAEETAKESETEPLQMQKEEENEDKGLSNGCSLVDPGPVEADEGDLTEENPVTASTPGRQQDDGQIPLNLEVQSIETTHSPGIRPPRAFLNDDRSILEIQQNYPDLAIRQKPIFSKLLGGPPVSRRRLIKENAPEEGGSAANLAGSDVSGPQSISIHTTAAPKPHLIEAVPKLQPPEDKAYKTTATLHGPTPPQVEVTKEGQEADDADELTKLAERIGQLHVHEHKMEDNKVKENLKYPVEETEPPHASCNDHDGSPQQDSAGDQSQPLMCHPSLVPVCNIPGCSTCEVADGPHKHILSRDTIKEPPHSIYVPTSHLDPSVFDPTAAIHQPSTGPQHQDMEGPIPQTTEDELLQTYVMVDEP; from the exons atgcaGGGTGGTGACGGTGACCAAACGCCTATAGCACGTAAAGAGGCTTTCGACGATTACCTAAATTACTATGATCAGATTTGGAGTAAGGGTAACCTGAAACTATGCCAAGAGAAACAGGTTACCGTGGAAGCTAGACGATTTTTGCTGTTAGAAACAGACCCTGGAGAAAGATTTTCTCATTTTGACTTCTACTTTACTGCATCCGAATGCGTAAAACAAGGCTTTAAAGATTGTCGAACATTCTTCAGCGCGCTCATTAAAGCCACAGAGGTGTTGGAGATGTTCTGTGTAAATCTGTTTCTTTACCCGTGGAAGAAGGAAATCAAGATTGTCAag ACTTTCACTGGCCCCTTCGTCTACTGCATCCAGCCAGTCCTGACAAAGAGTGCCACGAAAAGTATCCTTGAAACGATAGGATATCATCTGGAAACTGACACAGAGTACCGACTCACAAACAATGCAGACCCTGAAACAGCCATGAAAATGGGTTTTGAGCTTTTCCTGGCGCGAACAGAGTGTGAGTACCTGTTGGAGCTCATGGGTCAGCGGTCACAGCATGAGTGTCTGGAGATTCTACAGAGGAGAGCTGCACGACTACCTCACACCCAGAGGGCTGCCGAGGAGACAGCAAAGGAGTCTGAAACAGAGCCCTTACAAATGCAGAAAGAAGAGGAGAACGAGGATAAGGGTCTATCAAATGGTTGTTCCCTGGTAGACCCAGGACCAGTGGAGGCAGATGAGGGAGACTTAACCGAGGAGAACCCTGTCACCGCTAGCACACCAGGCAGGCAACAGGATGATGGACAGATACCCCTCAACCTGGAGGTTCAGTCCATTGAGACGACACACTCTCCAGGAATCAGACCACCCAGGGCATTCTTGAACGATGACAGGTCTATCCTGGAGATTCAGCAGAATTACCCAGACCTTGCCATAAGGCAGAAGCCAATATTCAGTAAGCTACTGGGTGGACCTCCTGTATCGCGAAGGCGACTTATCAAAGAGAACGCACCCGAGGAAGGTGGCAGTGCAGCCAATTTAGCTGGCAGTGATGTAAGTGGTCCCCAGTCCATCTCCATTCACACCACAGCAGCACCAAAACCCCATCTCATAGAAGCAGTCCCAAAACTCCAGCCTCCAGAAGATAAGGCCTACAAGACTACTGCCACGCTCCACGGACCAACTCCTCCACAGGTAGAAGTGACCAAAGAGGGTCAGGAGGCCGATGATGCAGATGAGCTGACCAAGCTGGCTGAGAGGATTGGCCAACTGCATGTCCATGAGCACAAGATGGAGGACAACAAGGTGAAGGAGAACCTGAAATACCCAGTAGAAGAGACAGAACCACCACATGCCAGTTGCAATGACCATGATGGGTCCCCTCAACAGGATTCTGCAGGGGACCAGAGCCAGCCCCTAATGTGCCATCCCTCTCTGGTGCCGGTTTGTAACATCCCAGGCTGTAGCACCTGTGAAGTAGCAGACGGTCCCCACAAACACATTCTTAGTAGGGACACCATCAAAGAGCCACCTCACTCCATCTATGTCCCAACCAGCCACCTGGACCCCTCAGTGTTTGACCCTACTGCTGCTATCCACCAGCCCTCCACAGGCCCTCAGCACCAGGACATGGAGGGCCCCATCCCTCAAACCACAGAGGACGAGCTGCTTCAAACCTATGTCATGGTGGACGAGCCTTAG